In one Nocardioides luteus genomic region, the following are encoded:
- a CDS encoding succinate dehydrogenase/fumarate reductase iron-sulfur subunit, whose amino-acid sequence MKLTLKIWRQANASEKGALKTYELDGVSQDMSFLEMLDLLNEQLLHNDEEPVAFDSDCREGICGMCSLMINGQAHGPEVTTTCQLHMRSFNDGDTITIEPWRAASFPIVKDLIVDRSAFDRIIQNGGYISANTGSAPEANSVPAPRDKAMRAFNTATCIGCGACVAACPNGSASLFLGAKITHLGELPQGQPERYSRVQSMVGQHDAEGFGGCTNIGECAAACPKEIPLDVISQLNKDLRKSLILG is encoded by the coding sequence GTGAAGCTCACCCTCAAGATCTGGCGGCAGGCCAACGCGTCCGAGAAGGGTGCGCTCAAGACGTACGAGCTGGACGGCGTCTCGCAGGACATGTCCTTCCTCGAGATGCTCGACCTGCTCAACGAGCAGCTCCTGCACAACGACGAGGAGCCGGTCGCGTTCGACTCGGACTGTCGCGAGGGCATCTGCGGCATGTGTTCGCTGATGATCAACGGCCAGGCGCACGGCCCGGAGGTCACCACGACCTGCCAGCTGCACATGCGCTCGTTCAACGACGGTGACACCATCACCATCGAGCCGTGGCGCGCCGCGTCGTTCCCGATCGTCAAGGACCTGATCGTCGACCGCTCCGCGTTCGACCGGATCATCCAGAACGGCGGCTACATCTCGGCCAACACCGGCTCGGCCCCCGAGGCCAACTCGGTGCCGGCTCCGCGCGACAAGGCCATGCGGGCGTTCAACACGGCCACCTGCATCGGCTGCGGCGCCTGCGTCGCCGCCTGCCCCAACGGCTCGGCGTCGCTGTTCCTCGGCGCCAAGATCACCCACCTCGGTGAGCTGCCGCAGGGTCAGCCGGAGCGCTACTCCCGCGTGCAGTCCATGGTCGGCCAGCACGACGCCGAGGGCTTCGGTGGCTGCACCAACATCGGTGAGTGCGCCGCCGCCTGCCCCAAGGAGATCCCGCTCGACGTGATCTCCCAGCTCAACAAGGACCTGCGCAAGTCGCTGATCCTCGGCTGA
- a CDS encoding organic hydroperoxide resistance protein yields the protein MTPLYTATAVSTGDARNGHVQSTDGLIDADVRVPKEMGGEGGATNPEQLFAAGYAACFHSALKLVAGKAKVDMTDSEVVADVSIGSNGEGGFGLAVQLEVTIPGADAATAQQLAEQAHQVCPYSNATRGNIEVKLTVA from the coding sequence ATGACACCTCTCTACACAGCCACCGCAGTCAGCACCGGGGACGCCCGCAACGGCCACGTCCAGTCCACCGACGGTCTCATCGACGCCGATGTCCGCGTCCCCAAGGAGATGGGTGGCGAGGGCGGTGCCACCAACCCCGAGCAGCTCTTCGCCGCCGGCTACGCAGCCTGCTTCCACTCGGCGCTCAAGCTGGTCGCCGGCAAGGCCAAGGTCGACATGACCGACTCCGAGGTCGTCGCCGACGTCAGCATCGGCAGCAACGGTGAGGGCGGCTTCGGCCTCGCCGTGCAGCTCGAGGTCACTATCCCCGGTGCCGACGCCGCGACCGCCCAGCAGCTCGCCGAGCAGGCCCACCAGGTCTGCCCCTACTCCAACGCCACCCGCGGCAACATCGAGGTCAAGCTCACCGTCGCCTGA
- a CDS encoding MarR family winged helix-turn-helix transcriptional regulator — MNVSGRTYPQLALDLQLCFPLYAATRAVTKRYVTLLKGTGLTYPQYLVMLVLWEAEEPLSVSSLGQRLRLDSGTLTPLLKRLETAGLVSRDRDPGDERRVLVSLTEEGRALEEQVSGVPHQLGASMGITRDEALALRDQLTELVDHLDTAESS, encoded by the coding sequence GTGAATGTGTCCGGACGTACCTATCCGCAGCTCGCGCTCGACCTACAGCTCTGCTTCCCGCTGTACGCAGCGACCCGAGCCGTCACGAAGCGCTACGTGACACTGCTCAAGGGGACCGGCCTGACCTATCCGCAGTATCTGGTGATGCTGGTGCTGTGGGAGGCCGAGGAGCCGCTCTCGGTGAGCTCCCTCGGGCAGCGGCTGCGGCTCGACTCCGGCACCCTGACGCCGCTGCTCAAGCGGCTCGAGACCGCGGGGCTGGTGAGCCGCGACCGCGACCCCGGCGACGAGCGCCGGGTGCTGGTCAGCCTCACCGAGGAGGGCCGCGCCCTGGAGGAGCAGGTCTCCGGTGTGCCGCATCAGCTCGGCGCGTCGATGGGGATCACCCGTGACGAGGCGCTCGCGCTGCGCGACCAGCTCACCGAGCTGGTCGACCACCTCGACACGGCCGAGTCGTCCTGA
- a CDS encoding SCO4848 family membrane protein — protein MKLEKTDGALILVIGIWTIAIWTNFGRNLVKTAKDPEQSRPKPYYIAHAVLVVVDVLLGGLLIKLGVQRLLTRG, from the coding sequence ATGAAGCTCGAGAAGACTGACGGCGCGCTCATCCTGGTCATCGGGATCTGGACGATCGCGATCTGGACCAACTTCGGCCGCAACCTCGTCAAGACGGCCAAGGACCCGGAGCAGAGCCGGCCCAAGCCCTACTACATCGCCCACGCGGTGCTCGTGGTCGTCGACGTCCTTCTCGGCGGTCTGCTGATCAAGCTCGGCGTGCAGCGGCTGCTGACCAGGGGATAG
- a CDS encoding YihY/virulence factor BrkB family protein, with protein sequence MLDKEKIKAKIAELRARFPALDRVVRTQEHYGEVGASQQAGAITYFGFLSTFPILALAFFAVGQIAKVYGGAESDLVEAIDQVLPGLVGDSPGQLKIADIERAAGAVGIVGAFGLLYAGLGFIDGLRKALEAVFLVPEEEQPGFLMAKVRDLAALILLGLIMLVAVAFTGLIRTFSVNVLDWIGLDEGFGWLIVLLSLVLGLAANTVLFFAMFHLAPQKDTPKRPLWAGAVLGAIGFEVLKQASTLLLNATQGQPAFQAFGIALILVVWIHYTSMVILYAASYAHVGATPADSDDPDRAAGSDATSG encoded by the coding sequence ATGCTCGACAAAGAGAAGATCAAGGCGAAGATCGCCGAGTTGCGTGCTCGCTTCCCGGCACTGGACCGGGTGGTGCGTACGCAGGAGCACTATGGCGAGGTGGGGGCGTCCCAGCAGGCCGGCGCGATCACCTACTTCGGCTTCCTGTCGACCTTCCCGATCCTCGCGCTGGCGTTCTTCGCGGTCGGCCAGATCGCCAAGGTCTACGGCGGTGCCGAGAGCGACCTCGTCGAGGCGATCGACCAGGTCCTGCCCGGCCTGGTCGGGGACAGCCCCGGTCAGCTGAAGATCGCCGACATCGAGCGAGCCGCCGGAGCGGTCGGGATCGTCGGTGCGTTCGGTCTGCTCTACGCCGGCCTGGGCTTCATCGACGGGCTGCGCAAGGCCCTCGAAGCCGTCTTCCTGGTGCCCGAGGAGGAGCAGCCGGGCTTCCTGATGGCCAAGGTCCGCGACCTGGCCGCACTGATCCTGCTCGGCCTGATCATGCTGGTGGCCGTAGCGTTCACCGGCCTCATCCGTACGTTCTCGGTCAACGTCCTGGACTGGATCGGCCTAGACGAGGGCTTCGGCTGGCTGATCGTGCTCCTCTCCCTGGTGCTCGGCCTGGCGGCCAACACCGTGCTCTTCTTCGCGATGTTCCACCTGGCGCCCCAGAAGGACACCCCGAAGCGACCCCTGTGGGCGGGCGCCGTGCTCGGCGCGATCGGCTTCGAGGTCCTCAAGCAGGCCTCGACCCTGCTGCTGAACGCCACCCAGGGACAGCCCGCGTTCCAGGCCTTCGGCATCGCCCTCATCCTGGTCGTCTGGATCCACTACACCTCGATGGTGATCCTGTACGCCGCCTCGTATGCGCACGTCGGGGCGACTCCGGCCGACTCGGACGATCCCGACCGGGCTGCCGGTTCAGACGCCACCAGCGGATGA
- a CDS encoding 2'-5' RNA ligase family protein: MRTIGVAIAIPEPWASQLQDYRTSLGDATATMIPTHITLVPPTEIHDDLLPDVESHLEQAASRVAPFGVHLRGTGTFRPVSPVVFVAVVQGISGCEQLANTVRQGPLDQKLTFPYHPHVTIAHDLPDASLDKAFGELADFECEWSVEEFHLYVHDDTDGWRPTREFALRAALTG; the protein is encoded by the coding sequence ATGCGCACCATCGGTGTTGCCATCGCTATCCCGGAGCCGTGGGCAAGTCAGCTCCAGGACTACCGGACGTCTCTCGGGGACGCGACGGCGACCATGATCCCGACGCACATCACACTTGTGCCACCGACCGAGATCCACGACGATCTGCTGCCGGACGTCGAGAGCCATCTCGAGCAGGCTGCCTCGAGGGTGGCTCCGTTCGGCGTGCACCTACGCGGCACCGGCACCTTCCGGCCGGTCTCACCCGTGGTGTTCGTGGCTGTGGTCCAGGGCATCTCGGGATGTGAGCAGCTCGCCAACACGGTTCGGCAGGGTCCGCTCGACCAGAAGCTCACGTTTCCCTATCACCCGCATGTCACGATCGCCCACGACCTTCCCGACGCTAGCCTCGACAAGGCTTTCGGTGAGCTGGCCGACTTCGAGTGCGAGTGGTCGGTCGAGGAGTTCCACCTCTATGTCCACGACGACACGGACGGTTGGCGCCCGACCCGGGAGTTCGCACTGAGAGCAGCACTGACCGGTTAG
- the trpS gene encoding tryptophan--tRNA ligase — protein sequence MTGSTAPTTRPRVLSGIQPTADSYHLGNYLGAVRQWVSLQEEHEPFFFIADLHAITVEQDPKVLRERTRRAAAQLLAAGVDPERSAIFVQSHLPEHAQLGWVMQCITSFGEARRMTQFKDKSAKGGEGAASVGLFSYPMLMAADILLYRPAYVPVGEDQRQHLELTRDLAQRFNSRYKKTFRLPEPYILKEVAKIYDLQDPSIKMSKSASSPSGLIDMLDDPKVSAKKIRSAVTDSEMEIRFDEEAKPGVSNLLRIYSALTGSDIDTLVGKYAGKGYGDLKKDLAEVVVDYVTPFREKTFEVLEDREYLDGILAQGAEKAGAVARKTLADVYERVGFVAPAAPLG from the coding sequence ATGACCGGCAGCACCGCTCCCACCACTCGGCCCAGGGTTCTCTCCGGCATCCAGCCGACCGCGGACTCCTACCACCTCGGCAACTATCTCGGCGCCGTTCGGCAGTGGGTGAGCCTGCAGGAGGAGCACGAGCCGTTCTTCTTCATCGCCGACCTGCACGCGATCACCGTCGAGCAGGACCCGAAGGTGCTCCGGGAGCGTACGCGGCGGGCCGCCGCCCAGCTGCTGGCCGCCGGTGTCGACCCGGAGCGGTCGGCGATCTTCGTCCAGTCCCACCTCCCCGAGCACGCCCAGCTCGGCTGGGTGATGCAGTGCATCACCTCCTTCGGTGAGGCCCGCCGGATGACCCAGTTCAAGGACAAGTCCGCCAAGGGTGGTGAGGGCGCGGCCTCCGTCGGCCTCTTCTCCTACCCGATGCTGATGGCCGCCGACATCCTGCTCTACCGCCCGGCGTACGTCCCGGTCGGCGAGGACCAGCGCCAGCACCTGGAGCTGACCCGCGACCTCGCGCAGCGATTCAACAGCCGCTACAAGAAGACGTTCCGTCTCCCCGAGCCCTACATCCTCAAGGAGGTCGCGAAGATCTATGACCTCCAGGACCCGTCGATCAAGATGTCCAAGTCGGCCTCGAGCCCGAGCGGTCTGATCGACATGCTCGACGACCCGAAGGTCTCGGCGAAGAAGATCCGCTCCGCGGTCACCGACTCCGAGATGGAGATCCGCTTCGACGAGGAGGCCAAGCCGGGCGTCTCCAACCTGCTGCGGATCTACTCCGCGCTGACCGGCTCCGACATCGACACCCTGGTCGGCAAGTACGCCGGCAAGGGCTACGGCGACCTGAAGAAGGATCTCGCCGAGGTCGTCGTCGACTACGTCACGCCGTTCCGGGAGAAGACCTTCGAGGTCCTCGAGGACCGGGAGTATCTCGACGGCATCCTTGCGCAGGGTGCGGAGAAGGCGGGTGCGGTCGCCCGCAAGACTCTGGCCGACGTCTACGAGCGGGTTGGCTTTGTGGCCCCCGCGGCGCCTCTCGGCTAG
- the ggpS gene encoding glucosylglycerol-phosphate synthase yields MNDTSAANARMLLATDLDGTFLAGDPEAKVKLYQTLSRREDVLLSFVTGRGLESVMPLLADPTIPTPDFIICDVGATIVTGHDLLAVEPIQQEIAAKWPGELAVLEKIGDRPGLVRQNVPQDRRVSYFCDPEAVTDDLAPLVAEIGCDLLYSLSHYLDVLPGGINKGHTVTKLVEHLGIPKDRVLVAGDTLNDLAMYDIGFNGVCVGEAEDKLLDATRDQERTFHATSPGTGGILQAIRHFNLLDDEHIYDPENDADDPGKSDLVMVYHRLPYDEVIEEGEVKRRRPKSPNGIIPTLLSFFTERTGSWVAWSIDDPKRGKFATHTVVDPKLYPGLVASRLPLSKRDVDVFYKRFSKEAFWPLLHTFWERAKFKEEDWKVYCRVNKAFAEQAAAEAAYGGIVWIHDYNLWMVPAYLRELRPDVKIAFLHHTHFPGADVFNVVPWRREIIGSLLQCDYISFHIPRQVENFVDVARGVAPVEVVETEDSAPRFRTYGFALGLDTMPSVIDVGGRRVHLGANPVSVDTKRIEQTLASSAVQASIARVKDEFEGQRIALAVSRLDYTKGVLQQLEAFERALLEDPSLLGELSLVLVCVPAAGEMTVYKTLQNQIEQAVGRINGRFSRMGWMPVHFYFRPIPFEELLAYYANADVMWITPLRDGLNLVAKEYAAVHGLRGTSGTLVLSEFAGAAAELRGAVLTNPHDVSDMVRVFLQAVDMDEAEAKDRMRGLWDTIRHHDSKAWADGFLAAVEAATSNTPGDEVEL; encoded by the coding sequence GTGAACGACACGTCCGCTGCCAATGCGCGCATGCTGCTCGCGACCGATCTGGACGGAACCTTCCTAGCCGGCGACCCCGAGGCGAAGGTCAAGCTCTACCAGACGCTGAGCCGCCGCGAGGACGTACTCCTGTCCTTCGTCACCGGTCGTGGGCTGGAGTCGGTGATGCCGCTGCTCGCCGACCCGACCATCCCGACGCCCGACTTCATCATCTGCGACGTCGGCGCCACGATCGTGACCGGCCACGACCTGCTCGCCGTCGAACCGATCCAGCAGGAGATCGCGGCCAAGTGGCCCGGCGAGCTCGCCGTCCTGGAGAAGATCGGCGACCGCCCCGGCTTGGTGCGTCAGAACGTTCCCCAGGATCGCCGGGTCTCCTACTTCTGCGACCCCGAGGCCGTCACCGACGACCTCGCCCCGCTGGTCGCGGAGATCGGCTGCGACCTGCTCTACTCCCTCAGCCACTACCTCGACGTGCTGCCCGGCGGGATCAACAAGGGCCACACGGTCACCAAGCTCGTCGAGCACCTCGGCATCCCCAAGGACCGCGTGCTGGTCGCCGGCGACACCCTCAACGACCTGGCGATGTACGACATCGGGTTCAACGGCGTCTGCGTCGGCGAGGCCGAGGACAAGCTCCTCGACGCGACCCGCGACCAGGAGCGTACGTTCCACGCCACCTCCCCCGGCACCGGCGGGATCCTGCAGGCGATCAGGCACTTCAACCTGCTCGACGACGAGCACATCTACGACCCGGAGAACGACGCCGACGACCCCGGGAAGTCCGACCTCGTCATGGTCTACCACCGGCTCCCCTACGACGAGGTGATCGAGGAGGGAGAGGTCAAGCGTCGCCGCCCGAAGTCACCCAACGGCATCATCCCGACGCTGCTCTCCTTCTTCACCGAGCGCACCGGATCCTGGGTCGCCTGGTCGATCGACGACCCCAAACGCGGGAAGTTCGCCACCCACACGGTGGTCGACCCCAAGCTCTATCCCGGCCTGGTGGCCTCCCGGCTGCCGCTGTCGAAGAGGGACGTCGACGTCTTCTACAAACGCTTCTCCAAGGAGGCGTTCTGGCCGTTGCTGCACACCTTCTGGGAACGCGCGAAGTTCAAGGAGGAGGACTGGAAGGTCTACTGCCGGGTCAACAAGGCCTTCGCCGAGCAGGCGGCGGCCGAGGCGGCGTACGGCGGAATCGTCTGGATCCACGACTACAACCTGTGGATGGTGCCGGCCTACCTGCGTGAGCTGCGGCCGGACGTGAAGATCGCGTTCCTGCACCACACCCACTTCCCCGGCGCGGACGTGTTCAACGTGGTGCCGTGGCGCCGCGAGATCATCGGCTCGCTGCTGCAGTGCGACTACATCTCGTTCCACATCCCGCGCCAGGTCGAGAACTTCGTCGACGTGGCCCGCGGCGTGGCGCCGGTCGAGGTCGTCGAGACCGAGGACTCGGCGCCGCGGTTCCGCACCTACGGCTTCGCCCTCGGCCTGGACACCATGCCCTCGGTGATCGACGTCGGCGGGCGGCGCGTGCACCTGGGCGCCAACCCGGTCAGCGTCGACACCAAGCGGATCGAGCAGACCCTGGCCTCCTCGGCGGTGCAGGCCTCGATCGCACGGGTGAAGGACGAGTTCGAGGGTCAGCGGATCGCCCTCGCGGTCTCGCGACTCGACTACACCAAGGGAGTGCTGCAGCAGCTCGAGGCCTTCGAGCGGGCGCTGCTCGAGGACCCGTCGCTGCTGGGCGAGCTGTCGCTGGTGCTGGTGTGCGTGCCCGCGGCCGGCGAGATGACCGTCTACAAGACCCTCCAGAACCAGATCGAGCAGGCGGTCGGGCGGATCAACGGCCGGTTCTCGCGGATGGGCTGGATGCCGGTCCACTTCTACTTCCGCCCGATCCCCTTCGAGGAGCTGCTGGCCTACTACGCCAACGCCGACGTCATGTGGATCACCCCGCTGCGCGACGGCCTCAACCTGGTCGCGAAGGAGTACGCCGCGGTCCACGGTCTCCGCGGCACGAGCGGCACGCTGGTGCTCTCCGAGTTCGCCGGGGCGGCCGCCGAGCTGCGCGGCGCGGTGCTGACCAACCCCCACGACGTCTCCGATATGGTTCGGGTCTTCCTCCAGGCCGTCGACATGGACGAGGCCGAGGCCAAGGACCGGATGCGCGGGCTGTGGGACACCATTCGCCACCACGACTCCAAGGCCTGGGCCGACGGGTTCCTGGCCGCGGTCGAGGCCGCGACCTCCAACACCCCGGGCGACGAGGTCGAGCTCTAG
- a CDS encoding MFS transporter: MTDTASTETALRQVTPVRFAIAMIALATGGFAIGTTEFVTMGVLPEIAEGVGVRTSTAGHLISAYAVGVVVGVPILSFFVAHLPRKGLLLSLMAAYALFNVLSAAAVDYQMLLVARFLDGLPHGAYFGVASIVATSMAAPKHRGRAVALVMLGLSVANVVGVPFATWLGQTAGWRAPYAAAAGLALLTVVLVQLSVPHFPGDPNATGRSEAGRFFTNKQVWLTMLAGAIGFGGMFAAYSYIAPIVTDTAGLAAGAVPWFVFAFGTGMVVGTWIAGELARWSVMGSLLASSLGMVAVLALFWLVAPAGWWLAPVAFLTTAVASVLVINLQVRLMDVADDAVTLGAAMNHASLNIANALGAFAGGVALDVWSVREAPLVGAGLAAAGLLVLVWSTSIHRRRAQS; encoded by the coding sequence GTGACCGACACCGCCAGCACCGAGACCGCCCTGAGGCAGGTCACCCCCGTCCGGTTCGCGATCGCGATGATCGCCCTCGCGACGGGTGGTTTCGCGATCGGTACGACCGAGTTCGTCACCATGGGCGTGCTGCCCGAGATCGCCGAGGGCGTGGGTGTCCGCACCTCCACGGCCGGCCACCTGATCAGCGCCTACGCGGTCGGAGTCGTGGTCGGCGTACCGATCCTCTCGTTCTTCGTCGCCCACCTTCCGCGCAAGGGGCTGCTGCTGTCGCTGATGGCGGCGTACGCGCTGTTCAACGTGCTGAGCGCGGCTGCCGTCGACTACCAGATGCTCCTGGTCGCGAGGTTCCTCGACGGGCTGCCGCACGGCGCCTACTTCGGTGTCGCGAGCATCGTCGCGACCTCGATGGCCGCCCCGAAGCACCGCGGCCGTGCGGTCGCCCTGGTGATGCTCGGGCTCTCGGTCGCCAACGTGGTCGGCGTCCCGTTCGCCACGTGGCTCGGCCAGACCGCCGGCTGGCGAGCCCCGTACGCAGCCGCAGCAGGCCTCGCCCTGCTGACCGTGGTCCTGGTGCAACTCTCGGTGCCCCACTTCCCGGGCGACCCCAACGCGACCGGCCGCAGCGAGGCCGGCCGGTTCTTCACCAACAAGCAGGTCTGGCTGACCATGCTCGCCGGTGCGATCGGCTTCGGCGGCATGTTCGCCGCCTACTCCTACATCGCCCCGATCGTGACCGACACGGCCGGACTGGCGGCGGGCGCGGTGCCGTGGTTCGTCTTCGCGTTCGGCACCGGGATGGTCGTCGGCACCTGGATCGCGGGAGAGCTGGCGCGCTGGTCGGTGATGGGCTCACTGCTCGCCAGCAGCCTCGGGATGGTGGCGGTGCTGGCGCTCTTCTGGCTGGTGGCCCCGGCCGGTTGGTGGCTCGCGCCGGTCGCCTTCCTGACCACCGCGGTGGCGTCGGTGCTGGTGATCAACCTGCAGGTACGTCTGATGGACGTCGCCGACGACGCGGTGACGCTGGGTGCCGCGATGAACCACGCGAGCCTCAACATCGCCAACGCACTCGGCGCCTTCGCCGGCGGTGTGGCCCTCGACGTCTGGAGCGTCCGTGAGGCGCCGTTGGTCGGCGCCGGCCTGGCCGCCGCCGGGCTGCTGGTGCTGGTGTGGAGCACCAGCATCCACCGGCGGCGGGCCCAGTCCTAG
- a CDS encoding helix-turn-helix domain-containing protein, giving the protein MTDAKDLAESAASADPRTGLRAALALRRLADSLERLQVANARRQGWAWQEIADALEVSRQAVHKKYAKEL; this is encoded by the coding sequence ATGACGGATGCCAAGGATCTCGCCGAGTCGGCCGCAAGCGCCGACCCGCGCACCGGACTGCGAGCCGCGCTCGCGCTACGTCGCCTCGCCGACTCGCTGGAGCGGCTGCAGGTGGCGAACGCCCGTCGGCAGGGATGGGCCTGGCAGGAGATCGCCGACGCGCTGGAGGTCAGCCGGCAGGCGGTCCACAAGAAGTATGCGAAGGAGCTGTGA
- a CDS encoding Clp protease N-terminal domain-containing protein: MFERFTKQAQLVVVEAQGVARELNHTQIDTNHLLLAMLGDPENPAARALLEAGIDRERLRSEVAKAHDRLGPDDAEALAALGIDLDAVREKVEEAFGPGALDKGGPRRRGGHIPFSKEAKKTLELSLREAIRLKDRSIGTEHILLGILRAEGEGHAALRALGVDVAALRSTLEHGEAA, encoded by the coding sequence ATGTTCGAGAGGTTCACCAAACAGGCCCAGCTGGTCGTGGTCGAGGCACAGGGCGTCGCCCGAGAGCTGAACCACACCCAGATCGACACCAACCACCTGTTGCTGGCGATGCTGGGCGACCCTGAGAATCCCGCCGCCCGGGCGCTCCTCGAGGCAGGTATCGACCGCGAGCGGTTGCGCTCGGAGGTCGCGAAGGCCCACGACCGCCTCGGGCCCGACGACGCCGAGGCGCTCGCGGCTCTCGGGATCGATCTCGATGCCGTCCGGGAGAAGGTCGAGGAGGCCTTCGGCCCCGGAGCCCTGGACAAGGGCGGACCGCGGCGCCGCGGCGGGCACATCCCCTTCTCCAAGGAGGCCAAGAAGACCCTCGAGCTCTCGCTCCGCGAGGCGATCCGGCTCAAGGACCGCTCGATCGGCACCGAGCACATCCTGCTCGGCATTCTGCGGGCGGAGGGGGAAGGACATGCTGCACTACGGGCCCTCGGCGTGGATGTTGCTGCGCTGCGCAGCACGCTCGAGCACGGCGAGGCCGCCTGA